Genomic segment of Thermodesulfobium sp. 4217-1:
AGAGGAAGATTATGACATGGTAGTTCTTGGAACACAAAATCCAAATACCGTAAAAAAAGTTTTAATAGGCAGCATTGCATATAGGATTATATCAGAAGCTGATTTTCCAGTTTACTGCATACCGATAAAAAGCTCAAAGACAAAAAAATCTAATTAGATATGAAATACAAAAACCACATAAAGGATAGGTTTTTAAGCTACAAAGACATTTTTTTTATGTTGTTTTTAATAATTTTACTATTTATTGTAGGTGCTTGTTTAATTATTAGCATAAACTTCTTGCCAAGTCCATCTATAAATTTAGACCTGAATAAAGGATCTAGCCCCATATCTGCCGAAAGCGAAAAAAATACTATAAGCATAGTTGTTTCATCTACCTTGTCCATTGAAGAGGTTACACTAATTTATAAACCGCTTATACTATACCTTTCAAAATCTACCGACAAACACGTCGTGCTCTTCACAAGAAAAACCTATTCAGAAGCCTTGGAAGCAATGTTTTCTGGTGACGCACAAATTGGCATAATTGGTTCAGGAGCTTTTTTTGTAGACAAAAACAAATTAGATCTTCTTGCTGTGCCAATTATAAACAATAAAACATACTATAAATCATACGTAATAGCAGAGAATGATAACATAAAGAATATTTCTGACTTAAAGGGAAAGACTATAGCCTTTACAGATCCGTATTCATTTGCAGGCTACATAATATTGGAAAATTACCTTAAAAAAAATGGATTAAATTTAGACTTTTTCTCAAAATATATCTTTACATTTAGCATCAGCTCTTCAATTGAATCCATAAAAGAAGGCCTGGTCGACGCAGCCACAATTGATAGCAATACCTACGAGCAACTAAAGGAGAAAAATCCAGAAATATTAAAATCACTTCACATAGTATGGGAGTCTCCAATAGAAATCCCAAATCCTCCAATAATAGTGAGAAAAGATCTGGACTATAAGACCAAGCTTCAATTTCAAAAACTTTTTTTGAATATGGACAAAAACACAGAAGGTAAAAAAGTTCTCAATATATTGGGTTATGATAAATATGTTGAAGTTAGAAGTGACTTTTTTGATCCAATTTCGGACTGGCTTGGTAAAAACAATGAAAATAAGTTTTAAAATTGCAATATCTGTTATATTGCCCTCACTAATCTGCACGCTTGCCCTTTTGCTCTTTATGAAATACACCCTTACCCAAAACTTGCTCGAAAACTTAAATAAAAGAATGCAAACAACATGTTCAGATATCGAATATTCAATTATCGACAGTATCGCCACAAATAATAGCATCGAAGCCAACCGAATTTTAAAAAACATTAAACAGCAGAATAAAGAAGTGGTTTATGTGTACATCCAAAGACCATTCGGAAGAGTTCTTGCATCTACCTTTGAAGAAGGCGTTCCAGCAGATCTAATAAGCCTTAACAACTCAAACGATAGACTTGTAAGATCTTTTAATACCAAAAATGGCTTAATTTATGACCTTAATTATCCTCTTTTAGGCGGAGGGTTTGGCACAATACATATCGGGTATTCTCCAATGCTTATAATAGACAGAATCAACGGCCTCGTACTTCAATTTTTGTTGTTTGGTTTTATAGTAATCATTGTATCCTTGTTATTTTTTCTATTTTTAACCCAGTCGATAGTGGACAACATAAACAAATTGATACACCTTGCAAAAAGAGTTTCTGTTGGAGACTTTGATTCAAGGGTAAATATAAAATCCAAAGACGAGCTAGAGAACCTCGCACAATCATTAAATTCTATGGCAAATGACTTAAAAATGCACAAAATCGAGAGATTAAAAATGGAGGAAAGACTGAAAAAGGAGGAGGAGGAGGAAAAGAGAAGAGAGCTCCTTAGGAGGGAGATATCTTCATTAGAAAAAGAGAGAAAGAGGATATCTATGGAAATACACGATGGCGTTATGCAAACTCTGGCATCTGGGCAAATCAACCTTTTTCATGTAATAAGCAACAAAGATATTCCAGAAAATTTAAGAGAAAGATTAAGAATCTCATACAGTATATTTAAAGACGCTACCAATGATTTGAGAAGCCTGACTGTAAACCTAAGGCCCCGTATGTTAGAAGAGGTTGGGCTAAAAAGATCTGTAGAAACGCTGCTCGAGAGAGCTCAACAGAATGGCAGCCTTGATATAGAATTTACATACGATGTCAACTCAAAACTTCACGATTATATAGAGCTGTCGTTATTCAGGATAGTTCAAGAAGCCATAAATAATGTCATAAAACATGCTAACGCAAGCCTGATAAGTATCACCATAAAAGAAATTGATGATAAAATAGAATTGGTAATTGAAGACAATGGAACTGGATTTGAAATAAATTATAAAGACAAAAAATATATAAATAGCTATGGTCTTATAGATATGAAAGAAAGAGCAGAAAGTCTTGGAGGCTCATTAAATATCGAAAGAAAAGGGGAAGGTGGTACGAAAATTTATGCAAACATCCCATTCAAAAAAGAAGATCTTAATCGTTGACGATCATGCCCTCTTAAGAGAGGGATTAAAGTTTTTAATAAATCAATCGGGCGAAAATTTTGGAATTGTTGGGGAAACCCCAAGTGCAGCCGACGCACTTAATCTGGTAAAAAAGTTGAAACCAGATATTGTAATATTAGATCTTTCCCTGTCAGATGGCAGCGGTCTTGATATTATTGGACCGATAAAAAAGATTTCTCCAAGCACTAAAATACTCGTGTTAAGTATGTACCAGGATGAATCTGTAATAGTCCAAACTCTAAAGGAGGGGGCATCAGGATTTATTCCAAAAAGCGAGGTGTCAGAAGAGTGCGTCCAGGCACTCAAAATCATTTCAGATAGCGAGGATCTTTATGTGCCCGCTTCATATTCAAGAGTTGTACTAAAGGGGTTGCTTTCTGACAGCAGCAGCAAAACTCTGAGCTCAAGGGAGGATCAGGTGCTAAGGCTATTAGCCTTAGGATATAGTGCTAAAGAAATAGCTCAAACTCTTCAGATTAGCGCTAAAACTGTTCAAACATATAGGCAAAGAATTACTACAAAGCTGGATCTTAGGAGGAGGTCAGACATCGTAAGGTACGCAATCTCAAAAGGTATCCTCAAAGAAGAGGAGATAAAAGGCATAGTTTTCCCTAAAGACGACGATCTAATCTAAACCTTTCTCAAATTCCCCATAGCGCCTTTAAAGACTTTGCCTTCATATTTTGCAACAATGGTCATCTCAAATTTTATATATTCTTCTTTATCGTTTTTAATATCAATTTCAAAAACGATGTTCTTTTTGTCCCCTCTCAACATCGACATAAAAAAAAGAGTAAGCTTTTCTTTCTCGGCAGGGGATGAGAAGTCAACAAAAAATTTATTAAGAAAATCTTTTGGGT
This window contains:
- the phnD gene encoding phosphate/phosphite/phosphonate ABC transporter substrate-binding protein gives rise to the protein MLFLIILLFIVGACLIISINFLPSPSINLDLNKGSSPISAESEKNTISIVVSSTLSIEEVTLIYKPLILYLSKSTDKHVVLFTRKTYSEALEAMFSGDAQIGIIGSGAFFVDKNKLDLLAVPIINNKTYYKSYVIAENDNIKNISDLKGKTIAFTDPYSFAGYIILENYLKKNGLNLDFFSKYIFTFSISSSIESIKEGLVDAATIDSNTYEQLKEKNPEILKSLHIVWESPIEIPNPPIIVRKDLDYKTKLQFQKLFLNMDKNTEGKKVLNILGYDKYVEVRSDFFDPISDWLGKNNENKF
- a CDS encoding sensor histidine kinase codes for the protein MIQFRTGLVKTMKISFKIAISVILPSLICTLALLLFMKYTLTQNLLENLNKRMQTTCSDIEYSIIDSIATNNSIEANRILKNIKQQNKEVVYVYIQRPFGRVLASTFEEGVPADLISLNNSNDRLVRSFNTKNGLIYDLNYPLLGGGFGTIHIGYSPMLIIDRINGLVLQFLLFGFIVIIVSLLFFLFLTQSIVDNINKLIHLAKRVSVGDFDSRVNIKSKDELENLAQSLNSMANDLKMHKIERLKMEERLKKEEEEEKRRELLRREISSLEKERKRISMEIHDGVMQTLASGQINLFHVISNKDIPENLRERLRISYSIFKDATNDLRSLTVNLRPRMLEEVGLKRSVETLLERAQQNGSLDIEFTYDVNSKLHDYIELSLFRIVQEAINNVIKHANASLISITIKEIDDKIELVIEDNGTGFEINYKDKKYINSYGLIDMKERAESLGGSLNIERKGEGGTKIYANIPFKKEDLNR
- a CDS encoding response regulator transcription factor; the encoded protein is MQTSHSKKKILIVDDHALLREGLKFLINQSGENFGIVGETPSAADALNLVKKLKPDIVILDLSLSDGSGLDIIGPIKKISPSTKILVLSMYQDESVIVQTLKEGASGFIPKSEVSEECVQALKIISDSEDLYVPASYSRVVLKGLLSDSSSKTLSSREDQVLRLLALGYSAKEIAQTLQISAKTVQTYRQRITTKLDLRRRSDIVRYAISKGILKEEEIKGIVFPKDDDLI